Proteins from a single region of Chryseomicrobium sp. FSL W7-1435:
- a CDS encoding DUF4181 domain-containing protein: MDVSNFALVVALTLLALYLVHVTVKRYFEVPKKESGFYYTTTHKYSHYTLNTIIVLTPPVASYYSIGQGPTIPVLALMVSALAAFTLGAIRIFMEWKHEENRILYKASLVQGIGSIAILALFAAILLEDIGLQWFSL, encoded by the coding sequence ATGGATGTATCGAACTTTGCACTTGTAGTCGCTCTGACATTGTTAGCACTATATCTCGTTCATGTCACGGTGAAACGCTATTTTGAAGTGCCTAAAAAAGAATCAGGATTTTATTACACGACCACACACAAGTATTCACACTATACTTTGAATACGATTATTGTTTTGACTCCACCTGTTGCTTCCTATTATTCCATCGGTCAGGGTCCAACGATTCCTGTACTAGCATTAATGGTTTCAGCTCTTGCTGCATTTACGCTTGGCGCTATTCGAATTTTCATGGAATGGAAACATGAGGAAAACCGCATCCTTTATAAGGCTTCTCTCGTCCAAGGAATAGGATCAATTGCTATCTTAGCGCTATTTGCTGCCATTTTATTAGAAGATATCGGTCTGCAGTGGTTTTCACTGTAG
- a CDS encoding DUF4181 domain-containing protein, giving the protein MEFYQVVAVGAIFLITYLSIVFYLKRRWGLEGNPPQNYSKTHKSIRFGVSGVAIALILVVGLTQFNAERPFPIMTFPIIGFFFIELVNIYMQKKHGENPKWTVISWVTVAFVILMFIGAVYLWASTPAY; this is encoded by the coding sequence ATGGAGTTTTATCAGGTAGTTGCCGTAGGTGCAATTTTTTTAATCACGTATTTGAGTATAGTTTTTTATTTGAAAAGAAGATGGGGTTTAGAAGGAAATCCTCCTCAAAATTATTCAAAAACACATAAATCAATACGTTTTGGTGTTTCGGGAGTAGCAATAGCGCTGATATTAGTTGTTGGATTGACGCAATTCAATGCAGAAAGACCTTTTCCTATTATGACTTTTCCGATTATAGGCTTTTTCTTTATTGAGCTAGTCAATATATACATGCAGAAAAAACACGGAGAAAACCCTAAATGGACAGTGATTTCGTGGGTGACCGTGGCTTTCGTTATTCTAATGTTTATTGGAGCGGTCTATCTCTGGGCATCTACCCCTGCTTACTAA
- a CDS encoding D-serine ammonia-lyase: MYMLENLRIMHPVVKDLIAEKETVWLNADLMPTDVALSSCLLSEEDVLDAEQRLERFVPFFIKAFPETAATRGIIESEVREIAAMHQALLDYSGKQISGKLLMKFDSHLPISGSIKARGGIYEVLKHAETLAFQAGMLSHEDNYENFASEEFRKFFSNYSVAVGSTGNLGLSIGIISAKLGFHVTVHMSSDAKAWKKNLLREKGVEVIEYASDYSLAVERGREQAENDPTCHFVDDENSTDLFLGYAVAGLRLKRQFTEQGIEVNSENPLIVYLPCGVGGGPGGVAFGLKLAFGDAVHCYFAEPTHSPCMTLGLATNLHDKVSVVDIGLDNVTEADGLAVGRASGFVGKVMKPFMSGCLTVSDERLFELMHLFYESEGIFLEPSAFAGMLGPVVVPSTDESGIHLIWATGGGMVPADMQQEYLTKAKQVYASRSHT, from the coding sequence ATGTACATGTTAGAGAATTTACGCATCATGCACCCAGTTGTTAAGGACTTGATAGCGGAAAAAGAAACGGTTTGGTTAAACGCGGATTTGATGCCGACAGATGTTGCTTTGTCTTCTTGCTTGTTGAGTGAAGAGGATGTCTTAGACGCGGAACAGCGATTAGAACGGTTCGTCCCGTTCTTTATAAAGGCATTTCCGGAAACGGCTGCAACACGGGGAATCATCGAATCCGAAGTGCGAGAAATCGCTGCAATGCATCAGGCTCTATTGGACTACTCTGGAAAACAAATTTCCGGAAAACTGTTGATGAAGTTTGATAGCCATTTGCCGATCTCAGGATCTATCAAAGCACGTGGTGGTATTTATGAGGTATTGAAGCATGCGGAAACACTTGCGTTCCAAGCCGGGATGCTTAGTCACGAGGACAATTACGAAAATTTCGCTTCAGAAGAATTCCGGAAGTTCTTCTCTAACTATTCGGTTGCTGTTGGCTCGACGGGTAATTTAGGGCTCAGCATCGGTATCATCAGCGCTAAACTAGGTTTTCATGTAACGGTCCATATGTCATCAGACGCAAAGGCGTGGAAGAAGAACTTGTTGCGTGAAAAAGGTGTCGAAGTGATTGAGTATGCATCGGACTATAGCTTAGCAGTGGAGCGGGGAAGAGAGCAGGCGGAAAACGATCCAACCTGTCACTTTGTCGATGATGAAAATTCTACTGACTTATTTTTAGGGTATGCGGTCGCAGGACTTCGTTTAAAACGTCAATTTACTGAGCAAGGTATTGAAGTGAATTCAGAAAACCCTCTTATCGTCTATTTGCCTTGTGGTGTGGGTGGAGGACCGGGTGGTGTGGCCTTTGGATTGAAGCTAGCCTTTGGTGATGCGGTGCATTGTTATTTTGCGGAACCGACACACTCTCCTTGTATGACACTCGGGTTAGCGACAAATTTGCATGATAAGGTTTCAGTAGTAGACATCGGGCTCGATAACGTGACAGAAGCCGATGGACTCGCAGTAGGCCGAGCTTCTGGATTTGTTGGCAAGGTAATGAAGCCGTTTATGAGCGGATGCCTTACAGTTTCAGATGAGCGCCTATTTGAACTGATGCATCTGTTTTATGAATCAGAAGGAATATTCTTAGAACCGTCTGCATTTGCCGGAATGCTGGGACCTGTCGTGGTGCCAAGCACTGATGAATCTGGAATACACTTAATCTGGGCGACTGGCGGTGGAATGGTACCAGCTGACATGCAGCAAGAATATCTTACGAAAGCGAAACAAGTGTATGCTAGTAGGTCTCACACATGA
- a CDS encoding dual specificity protein phosphatase family protein has protein sequence MANYNELLPGKIYIGGADAASEVAEKENVDVIYDLRAEAHEKGTLSTSESVSLPLVEDGEGQENTIKKVAHQIVEDFDAGKSVYFHCQGGSGRTGTVAAAVLLEMGRASTVEDAIQQVQSVRDSVKVKPEFQQALLALYEK, from the coding sequence GTGGCAAACTACAACGAATTACTACCAGGGAAAATTTATATAGGCGGCGCAGATGCAGCCAGTGAAGTAGCAGAAAAAGAGAATGTGGATGTCATTTACGACCTACGTGCAGAGGCGCACGAAAAAGGAACGCTGTCGACGTCTGAAAGTGTTTCACTTCCGCTTGTTGAAGACGGGGAAGGGCAAGAGAATACGATTAAAAAAGTTGCCCATCAGATAGTAGAAGATTTTGATGCAGGCAAGTCTGTTTATTTCCATTGCCAAGGCGGAAGTGGAAGAACAGGCACGGTAGCAGCAGCTGTTTTACTCGAGATGGGACGTGCATCGACTGTGGAAGATGCGATCCAACAAGTACAAAGCGTTCGTGATTCTGTGAAAGTAAAACCAGAGTTTCAACAGGCGTTATTAGCACTTTACGAAAAATAA
- a CDS encoding VOC family protein has protein sequence MILGLHHAQITIPSGTEAEAKAFYSELLGLPEIPKPESLQGRGGFWLQVGRQEVHVGAEEGFDRSTTKAHLAYLVSDLAHWKHVLDQAGIEALSGIPIPGYDRFEFRDPFGNRVEMIQQL, from the coding sequence ATGATACTTGGTTTGCACCATGCACAAATCACGATACCTTCAGGAACTGAGGCAGAAGCTAAAGCATTTTACAGCGAACTTCTAGGTCTTCCCGAAATCCCAAAGCCGGAATCACTACAAGGGCGCGGAGGTTTTTGGCTGCAAGTCGGCAGGCAGGAAGTTCATGTTGGCGCAGAAGAGGGATTCGATCGTTCAACGACAAAAGCCCATCTTGCTTATCTCGTCTCGGATCTTGCGCACTGGAAGCACGTGCTTGATCAAGCAGGTATTGAAGCGTTAAGCGGAATACCGATTCCAGGTTATGATCGTTTTGAGTTCCGTGATCCGTTCGGTAATCGTGTTGAAATGATTCAACAACTTTAA
- a CDS encoding thiol-disulfide oxidoreductase DCC family protein, which produces MNANQLVLYDGECNFCDASVQFIWKRDAKGRIHFASLQSEQAQNLLTAQGISPDTDSFMFIDNGVVYVESEAAFRVASYLDRPWSFLAIGRFVPKLVSDFGYRLIARNRYKWFGKKEACSIPPVAVRARFLD; this is translated from the coding sequence ATGAATGCCAACCAACTTGTTTTATATGATGGCGAATGCAATTTTTGTGACGCCAGTGTACAGTTTATTTGGAAACGTGATGCAAAAGGCAGGATTCACTTTGCTTCTCTTCAAAGTGAGCAAGCCCAGAATTTATTGACAGCTCAAGGAATCTCTCCTGATACCGACAGTTTCATGTTTATAGACAACGGTGTTGTCTACGTCGAATCGGAAGCTGCTTTTCGAGTAGCCAGCTATCTGGATCGCCCATGGAGTTTCTTAGCAATTGGACGGTTTGTTCCTAAGTTAGTGAGTGACTTTGGCTATCGACTGATTGCACGTAATCGGTACAAATGGTTTGGTAAAAAAGAAGCTTGCTCGATTCCACCGGTAGCGGTTCGTGCAAGATTTCTAGATTGA
- a CDS encoding DnaJ family domain-containing protein, whose amino-acid sequence MTNDKPQYNDLIGDIVKEYAKTGGMDNLPGMGKPLSEEYLSGDVLQNFQRIAKEQGYKPYWLELQHVIRDDLIKLNTDIQAGKKKDSELRLKQINDKIFKYNQQCPPPMQKGSVRLETLEAAVNRWN is encoded by the coding sequence ATGACGAACGATAAACCGCAGTACAATGACTTGATTGGTGATATCGTAAAAGAATATGCCAAAACAGGAGGGATGGACAATCTTCCTGGAATGGGTAAACCTTTGTCAGAAGAGTATTTGTCAGGAGATGTACTTCAAAACTTTCAACGTATCGCCAAAGAACAAGGCTACAAACCATATTGGTTAGAACTCCAACACGTTATTCGAGATGACCTAATTAAGCTGAATACAGACATCCAAGCAGGTAAAAAGAAAGATAGCGAACTTCGCTTAAAACAAATCAACGACAAAATCTTTAAATACAATCAGCAGTGTCCTCCGCCGATGCAAAAAGGATCTGTGAGACTCGAGACCCTGGAAGCTGCCGTAAATCGCTGGAACTAG
- a CDS encoding VanZ family protein yields the protein MKLFKGFMWGSFILYLLVLGALLFVSSRHGYLVYDYTLAEKLRYNANFIPFATISDYIKAYQNQTLNTDIIVRNLGGNLIAFTPFGLFLPLLFEKLRKVGPFLIVFISILTLIEVTQLLTVRGSFDVDDFILNIPSALLGWGIFHLGHKLFSNWRYEEALND from the coding sequence ATGAAGCTATTTAAGGGTTTCATGTGGGGAAGTTTTATTCTATACCTTCTAGTTCTTGGCGCTTTGCTATTCGTAAGTTCACGACATGGTTACCTCGTTTATGACTATACATTGGCGGAGAAGCTTCGCTATAACGCGAACTTTATTCCATTCGCCACGATCTCAGATTACATAAAAGCCTATCAAAATCAGACGTTGAATACGGATATTATCGTCCGTAATTTGGGCGGGAACTTAATTGCTTTTACGCCATTTGGTTTGTTTCTGCCACTTTTATTCGAGAAGCTGCGAAAAGTTGGGCCGTTTCTAATCGTGTTTATTAGTATACTTACACTCATTGAGGTTACACAGTTGCTCACAGTTAGAGGTAGTTTTGATGTGGATGATTTTATCTTGAACATTCCAAGTGCGTTGCTGGGATGGGGGATTTTTCATTTGGGGCATAAGCTTTTCTCAAATTGGAGATACGAGGAGGCATTGAATGACTAA